Proteins from a single region of Nitrososphaerota archaeon:
- the albA gene encoding DNA-binding protein Alba: MANQPEHEEVQPREPNTIYVGKKPTMNYVLAVLTQINNGSNPVTVKARGRAISRAVDVAQVLTKRFATDVRVQGISINTEQVKSTITGGMSNVSSIEIKLGK, encoded by the coding sequence ATGGCCAACCAACCAGAACACGAAGAAGTGCAACCACGCGAACCAAACACGATCTATGTCGGGAAGAAGCCGACCATGAACTACGTTCTGGCGGTCCTGACACAGATCAACAATGGGTCCAACCCGGTCACCGTGAAGGCTCGAGGACGAGCCATCTCGCGGGCGGTCGATGTTGCCCAGGTGCTGACGAAGCGGTTCGCCACAGACGTCCGGGTGCAGGGCATCTCCATCAACACGGAGCAGGTCAAGAGCACCATCACCGGCGGCATGAGCAACGTCTCTTCCATAGAGATCAAACTCGGGAAGTAG
- the aspS gene encoding aspartate--tRNA(Asn) ligase, translating to MQEPLTPADLGKRVGREVRLEGWVHDVRALGGISFVLLRNPRGIVQLAVPKKTVTPEVYAAVSGLHQEDVISCVGEVKESKAARQGFEVVPRSVEVIARSAAPLPLDPRGVTPAALDTRLEWRSLELRRPETTAVFNIENALVQGFEEYLQGSGFIRAFTPSIIGGVSEGGSEVFKIDYYGRDAFLRQDPQLHRQLTIAGGFDRIYDLGTNWRAELSHTPRHLSEHRTIAPEIGFIADERDVMRVEEEMVVHGIEKATKRCPNELAVLKRELPLPKTPFPEIDFPEVYGILESKGKELPRGEDLDEESKDLLAAYAREKFGTDFFFVSRFPSKPKPFYIMRYDDEPEYARSTDFFFGSLELSSGGQREHRHEKIMAQIKEKGMDAKSLAWFTEPFRYGVPPHGGFSFGIERFTARLLGMENVKEAVLFPRDPERLQP from the coding sequence ATGCAGGAGCCTCTTACGCCGGCCGACCTGGGGAAAAGGGTGGGCCGCGAAGTCCGCCTCGAAGGGTGGGTCCACGACGTCAGAGCCCTCGGCGGGATCAGCTTCGTCCTCCTCAGGAACCCGAGGGGGATCGTGCAGCTAGCGGTCCCGAAGAAGACGGTCACCCCCGAGGTCTACGCCGCGGTGTCGGGGCTCCACCAGGAGGACGTGATATCATGCGTGGGAGAGGTCAAGGAGAGCAAGGCCGCCCGCCAGGGGTTCGAGGTCGTCCCCAGGTCGGTGGAGGTGATCGCCAGGTCCGCGGCCCCGCTCCCCCTGGACCCGAGGGGGGTGACCCCGGCTGCCCTGGACACGCGACTCGAGTGGAGGTCGCTGGAGCTCCGGCGCCCGGAGACCACGGCTGTGTTCAACATCGAGAACGCCCTCGTCCAGGGGTTCGAGGAGTACCTCCAGGGGTCGGGGTTCATCAGGGCTTTCACGCCCAGCATAATCGGCGGGGTGTCGGAGGGCGGGTCGGAGGTCTTCAAGATCGACTACTATGGGCGGGATGCCTTCCTCAGGCAGGACCCCCAGCTACACCGGCAGCTGACCATCGCCGGGGGGTTCGACCGGATCTACGACCTGGGCACCAACTGGCGGGCCGAGCTCTCCCACACCCCGCGCCACCTCAGCGAGCACAGGACCATAGCCCCGGAGATCGGCTTCATCGCCGACGAGAGAGACGTGATGCGCGTCGAAGAGGAGATGGTGGTCCATGGGATAGAGAAGGCGACGAAGCGTTGCCCGAACGAGCTGGCGGTGCTCAAGCGCGAGCTCCCGTTGCCAAAGACGCCGTTCCCGGAGATCGACTTCCCGGAGGTGTACGGCATACTGGAGTCGAAGGGGAAGGAGCTCCCCAGGGGCGAGGACCTCGACGAGGAGTCGAAGGACCTCCTCGCCGCATACGCCAGGGAGAAGTTCGGGACCGACTTCTTCTTCGTGAGCCGGTTCCCGTCGAAGCCCAAGCCCTTCTACATCATGAGATACGACGACGAGCCTGAATATGCCAGGTCGACCGACTTCTTCTTCGGGAGCCTCGAGCTGTCTTCGGGGGGGCAGCGCGAGCACAGGCACGAGAAGATCATGGCCCAGATCAAGGAGAAGGGGATGGACGCGAAGTCGCTCGCCTGGTTCACGGAGCCCTTCCGCTACGGCGTCCCGCCCCACGGCGGGTTCTCCTTCGGCATAGAGAGGTTCACCGCGCGGCTCCTGGGGATGGAGAACGTCAAGGAGGCCGTCCTTTTCCCCCGGGACCCGGAAAGGCTGCAGCCGTAA
- a CDS encoding AAA family ATPase, whose amino-acid sequence MAIQMYQKAISTLVKLVHLYPDYRLNKQYTERAMAYQERVKAIQAAHGLLPQDQATESDWSPQPTQGNGGMAGTSGATNASQNSPKGPQVVQQLKASFSELVVTEKPDVKWDDVIGLEDCKMAIRESIVFPYLRPDLFKLGWPRGILLYGPPGCGKTMIAAATAAEIDGYFISVDAASIMSKWLGEGEKNVAKLFSNARKMLADNKPVIVFVDEIDSLLGTRGQEVGGEVRVRDQFLKETDGINDKGKNLHMYVIGATNKPWSLDQPFIRRFPKRILVPLPETEARMSQFKMYTAPLTLADDVEPATLARLSEGYSGSDIKDICQGVQLRVVRELFKSGNALDKDSTTRPITITDFKEIMRARKPSVSPQAVRAYTDWSNSFSAL is encoded by the coding sequence ATGGCCATCCAGATGTACCAGAAGGCGATCTCCACCCTGGTCAAGCTAGTCCACCTCTACCCTGACTACCGCCTGAACAAGCAGTACACCGAGCGCGCCATGGCATATCAGGAGAGGGTGAAGGCGATACAGGCCGCCCACGGCCTCCTCCCCCAGGACCAGGCCACGGAGTCAGACTGGTCCCCGCAGCCCACACAGGGGAACGGCGGCATGGCCGGGACCTCGGGTGCGACGAACGCCAGCCAGAACTCCCCCAAGGGCCCCCAGGTCGTGCAGCAGCTGAAGGCGTCCTTCAGCGAGCTCGTCGTCACGGAGAAGCCTGACGTCAAGTGGGACGACGTGATAGGCCTGGAGGACTGCAAGATGGCGATACGCGAGTCGATCGTCTTCCCCTACCTCCGCCCGGACCTCTTCAAGCTCGGCTGGCCCAGGGGCATCCTCCTCTACGGCCCCCCCGGGTGCGGGAAGACCATGATCGCGGCTGCGACGGCCGCGGAGATAGACGGTTACTTCATATCGGTAGACGCCGCGTCGATAATGAGCAAGTGGCTGGGCGAGGGGGAGAAGAACGTCGCCAAGCTTTTCAGCAACGCCAGGAAGATGCTCGCTGACAACAAGCCGGTCATCGTGTTCGTGGACGAGATCGACTCGCTCCTCGGGACCAGGGGACAGGAGGTCGGAGGGGAGGTGAGGGTCAGGGACCAGTTCCTCAAGGAGACGGACGGCATCAACGACAAGGGGAAGAACCTCCACATGTACGTGATAGGCGCGACGAACAAGCCGTGGAGCCTTGACCAGCCTTTCATACGCAGGTTCCCCAAGAGGATCCTTGTCCCGCTCCCAGAAACCGAAGCCCGCATGTCCCAGTTCAAGATGTACACCGCGCCGCTCACCCTCGCCGACGACGTCGAACCCGCCACGTTGGCCAGGCTCAGCGAGGGCTATTCTGGCAGCGACATCAAGGACATCTGCCAGGGCGTCCAGCTGCGCGTCGTAAGGGAGCTGTTCAAGTCAGGCAACGCGCTGGACAAGGACTCGACGACCCGGCCGATCACGATCACGGACTTCAAGGAGATCATGAGGGCCAGGAAGCCTTCGGTCTCGCCGCAAGCCGTGCGCGCCTACACGGACTGGAGCAACAGCTTCAGCGCGCTCTGA
- a CDS encoding DUF998 domain-containing protein, with amino-acid sequence MAFPNAYVSTDEPPRRSAAARALCAAAVGGIGYLGLVILALSLATRGYSPVTQMASDYGVGPYAFWMDSGFFAAGLGFASLGAVLAVSHRERAQRAGGALLVLAGAMLIVNAFNATDVEGAAATFHGTVHNMAGATFFLTAPIGLVLAGRGFGPSWFAFVLAAFAAAALSLAVDSAMGLGAAGLVERLVILVTFGSAVLTAAKVYRES; translated from the coding sequence ATGGCGTTCCCCAATGCATACGTCAGCACCGACGAGCCGCCCCGGAGGTCGGCGGCAGCAAGGGCGCTCTGCGCTGCAGCCGTAGGCGGAATCGGGTACCTTGGCCTCGTGATCCTGGCCCTGAGCCTGGCGACGCGCGGTTACAGCCCCGTGACCCAGATGGCCAGCGACTACGGAGTCGGACCCTATGCGTTCTGGATGGACTCGGGGTTCTTCGCAGCGGGGCTGGGGTTCGCCTCCCTGGGCGCCGTCCTCGCAGTCTCTCACAGGGAGAGGGCGCAGAGAGCGGGAGGGGCGCTCCTCGTGCTTGCCGGCGCGATGCTTATCGTGAACGCCTTCAACGCCACGGACGTCGAAGGCGCGGCGGCGACGTTCCATGGGACGGTCCACAACATGGCAGGGGCGACCTTCTTCCTAACCGCTCCAATCGGGCTCGTCCTTGCGGGGAGGGGGTTCGGGCCGTCGTGGTTCGCCTTCGTGCTTGCCGCCTTCGCCGCCGCGGCCCTCTCTCTGGCCGTCGACTCCGCCATGGGGCTCGGCGCGGCAGGGCTCGTGGAGCGTTTAGTGATACTGGTGACATTCGGCTCCGCCGTCCTCACGGCTGCGAAGGTGTACAGGGAGTCTTAG
- a CDS encoding metallophosphoesterase family protein produces the protein MKSIAVISDVHANMEALDAVLAEVEGMDVVCLGDLVDYGAEPNEVIASLRGRGARCIAGNHDAIALTGDASMLNPKAAMSSIWTRRTLSKASRAYLEGLPEETRLRVEGVDLYFVHGSPEDHLWEYVDPAREADLFGFFLDRAKAQCVGLGHTHIPYVWKEAGRVVFNPGSVGQPRDGDSRAAYAVVDVDGGRVDVLLRRVRYDVGRAASKIREAGLPASHADRLATGT, from the coding sequence TTGAAGAGCATCGCGGTGATCTCCGACGTGCACGCGAACATGGAGGCGCTGGACGCGGTGCTCGCCGAGGTGGAGGGGATGGACGTCGTCTGCCTGGGGGACCTCGTCGACTACGGGGCCGAGCCGAACGAGGTCATAGCGTCGCTCAGGGGCCGCGGGGCCAGGTGCATCGCAGGGAACCACGACGCCATCGCCCTGACGGGAGACGCGTCCATGCTCAACCCGAAGGCGGCCATGTCGTCCATCTGGACGAGGAGGACGCTGTCCAAGGCGAGCCGAGCGTACCTGGAGGGGCTCCCGGAGGAGACACGGCTGCGGGTCGAAGGGGTCGACCTCTACTTCGTCCACGGCAGCCCCGAGGACCACCTATGGGAGTACGTCGACCCTGCGAGGGAAGCCGACCTCTTCGGATTCTTCCTGGACAGGGCGAAAGCGCAGTGCGTCGGGCTCGGGCACACGCACATCCCGTACGTCTGGAAGGAGGCCGGGAGGGTGGTGTTCAACCCGGGGTCTGTGGGGCAGCCCAGGGACGGCGACAGCAGGGCCGCCTACGCCGTGGTGGACGTGGACGGAGGGCGGGTCGACGTGCTGCTGCGCAGGGTGCGGTATGACGTCGGGAGGGCCGCGTCGAAGATCCGGGAAGCGGGGCTCCCCGCGTCTCACGCCGACAGGCTGGCGACAGGAACCTAA
- a CDS encoding class I tRNA ligase family protein, which produces MVVKLARRPRRKRVLSQDYDWKKIEDKVRRFYDSPAVRREIAGAVSGKKPTGYVEGPPTLNNQPHVGHVRGRMMKDLWYRFRTLEGDNIVFRGGWDTQGLPVELQAEKELGLSGNKWKDLEKVGVDKLVAECKRLIGKYRRDWEEADRLLGLMLDHKAAYMTYRDEYIEREWSYLEKAWKKGLLGEGYKVVPYCPECQTALSAGEVSLGGYDKLEDPSLYYKVRAEDGAYLILWTTMPFTVVTDELVGAKPDSEYEYVAVGDEVWVVNSGRKEALGKELGVQFGETRKTVLGKELEGLKYEHPLLDQIPGLQKPELRGKVHRVVAEEYVDVSTGTGLVHMSPANGEEDFGVAQRRGVPVFAPFDDRVIFTAEAGRFSGLFARDADPAVTEALKERGALVSVGKLVHDYPICWRSDDRLVWLARREYFYWVDRIRPDVVRAAEKVEYYFDSPKNRFLAGLAESPPWCVTRERVWGTPLPIWVCEKCGEKTGAFSREEIVRQAVELPDGEKFELHRPWMDRVVLRCPKCGGRSVREPFVLDTWHNSGSAPYSSFTDREFEELVPVEFLTEAIDQTRGWAYTLLLLSVIRTGKPVAPYRAFLFQGHVLDPNGQKMSKRLGNVVQGLDLLRNNSADVARFYLLSKASPEDSVNFDPKEMSGRPYQVLNTLYHLHLYLQQNGDVDGYDPNKHTLAWASKRGGLTLVERWLLQKVAEAEGQVRSAYSAGRYNEAAKALDELAIAHLSQTYVRLVRGELWSDDPSGKGRRLAIYAVLGYALDKVDELLHPVAPFATEFLRQEVFARGEWARPLIAGGSSPRTRLGSPSAEAAVDFALKVEEAANAARAKAKLKRRWPLKEAVVLTAPSTAGVAKRAKGTAALLCNVKGVSVVTDADRFPAALALRVNRSRVGALFKERTREVLAQLRAPEGAAALRAYLSGRGVRAGEFEVPLSCFELSVTPSEGSEVAEKGGVFVAVPKERDRKLVAEGLVRDLARRLQTLRKEKGFTPTAMLASASVAGLEEEDLDLVRPLAGQMAHLVRARAVRLLSAKSGGGWSEAELDGRPVYLKVG; this is translated from the coding sequence GTGGTCGTAAAATTAGCCCGCCGTCCTAGAAGAAAGCGCGTCCTCAGCCAAGACTACGACTGGAAGAAGATCGAAGACAAAGTGAGGCGGTTCTATGATTCTCCGGCGGTGAGGCGGGAGATCGCCGGGGCGGTGTCGGGGAAGAAGCCCACGGGGTACGTGGAAGGCCCTCCCACGCTGAACAACCAGCCCCACGTCGGCCATGTCAGAGGGAGGATGATGAAGGACCTGTGGTACAGGTTCCGGACCCTCGAAGGGGACAACATAGTGTTCAGGGGCGGGTGGGACACCCAGGGGCTCCCGGTCGAGCTGCAGGCGGAGAAGGAGCTCGGGCTCTCCGGGAACAAGTGGAAGGACCTCGAGAAGGTGGGGGTCGACAAGCTGGTGGCGGAGTGCAAGAGGCTCATAGGAAAATACAGGCGCGACTGGGAAGAGGCGGACAGGCTGCTGGGGCTGATGCTCGACCACAAAGCGGCCTACATGACCTACAGGGACGAATACATAGAGCGGGAATGGTCTTATCTGGAGAAGGCCTGGAAGAAGGGGCTGCTGGGAGAAGGGTACAAGGTCGTCCCCTACTGCCCCGAGTGCCAGACCGCCCTGAGCGCGGGGGAGGTGTCGCTCGGCGGGTACGACAAGCTGGAGGACCCCAGCCTCTACTACAAGGTGAGGGCCGAGGACGGGGCCTACCTGATCCTGTGGACCACCATGCCGTTCACCGTGGTGACGGACGAGCTGGTAGGGGCAAAGCCGGACTCGGAGTACGAGTACGTGGCCGTCGGGGACGAAGTGTGGGTGGTCAACTCGGGGAGGAAGGAGGCTCTGGGGAAGGAGCTGGGGGTCCAGTTCGGCGAGACGAGGAAGACGGTGCTGGGGAAGGAGCTGGAGGGGCTGAAGTACGAGCACCCGCTCCTAGACCAGATACCCGGCCTGCAGAAGCCCGAGCTCAGGGGGAAGGTCCACCGGGTCGTGGCGGAGGAGTATGTGGACGTGTCAACCGGGACGGGGCTCGTGCACATGTCCCCTGCCAACGGCGAGGAGGACTTCGGGGTCGCCCAGAGGAGAGGGGTCCCTGTGTTCGCCCCCTTCGACGACAGGGTGATCTTCACGGCCGAGGCGGGGAGGTTCTCCGGGCTCTTCGCCAGGGACGCGGACCCGGCCGTCACCGAGGCCCTGAAGGAGAGAGGGGCGCTCGTCAGCGTGGGGAAGCTGGTGCACGACTACCCGATCTGCTGGAGGTCGGACGACAGGCTGGTCTGGCTGGCCCGCAGGGAGTACTTCTACTGGGTGGACAGGATACGCCCCGACGTGGTGCGCGCGGCCGAGAAGGTGGAGTACTACTTCGACAGCCCCAAGAACAGGTTCCTGGCCGGCCTCGCCGAGTCACCCCCCTGGTGCGTGACGAGGGAGAGGGTGTGGGGGACGCCGCTCCCCATCTGGGTCTGCGAGAAGTGCGGGGAGAAGACAGGGGCGTTTTCGAGGGAGGAGATAGTCAGGCAGGCGGTCGAGCTCCCGGACGGTGAGAAGTTCGAGCTGCACAGGCCCTGGATGGACAGGGTGGTCCTCAGGTGCCCGAAGTGCGGCGGGAGGTCCGTCAGGGAGCCCTTCGTCCTCGACACCTGGCACAACAGCGGGTCCGCGCCATACTCGTCGTTCACCGACAGGGAGTTCGAGGAGCTCGTCCCGGTCGAGTTCCTCACCGAGGCCATCGACCAGACCAGGGGGTGGGCGTACACGCTGCTCCTGCTCAGCGTGATCCGCACGGGGAAGCCGGTCGCCCCTTACAGGGCGTTCCTCTTCCAGGGGCACGTCCTTGACCCGAACGGCCAGAAGATGAGCAAGCGCCTCGGGAACGTGGTGCAGGGGCTCGACCTCCTGAGGAACAACTCCGCGGACGTCGCGAGGTTCTACCTGCTTTCGAAGGCGTCCCCCGAGGACTCAGTAAACTTCGACCCGAAGGAGATGTCAGGGAGGCCGTACCAGGTCCTCAACACCCTCTACCATCTCCACCTCTACCTGCAGCAGAACGGGGACGTGGACGGGTACGACCCGAACAAGCACACACTCGCCTGGGCGTCGAAGAGGGGAGGCCTGACCCTGGTGGAAAGGTGGCTCCTGCAGAAGGTCGCCGAGGCCGAGGGCCAGGTGAGGTCGGCATACTCAGCGGGGAGGTACAACGAGGCAGCTAAGGCGCTCGACGAGCTGGCGATAGCGCACCTCAGCCAGACCTACGTGAGGCTCGTGAGGGGAGAGCTGTGGAGCGACGACCCCAGCGGGAAGGGGAGGCGCCTTGCGATCTACGCGGTCCTGGGATACGCCCTGGACAAGGTCGACGAGCTATTGCACCCGGTCGCCCCATTCGCCACCGAGTTCCTCCGCCAGGAGGTGTTCGCCAGGGGCGAGTGGGCCAGGCCCCTAATCGCAGGCGGGTCGTCCCCCCGGACCAGGCTCGGCTCTCCTTCAGCCGAGGCGGCGGTCGACTTCGCCCTGAAGGTGGAGGAGGCTGCCAACGCCGCTAGGGCGAAGGCGAAGCTGAAGCGCCGCTGGCCCCTGAAGGAGGCGGTGGTCCTCACCGCCCCGTCGACGGCGGGGGTGGCGAAGAGGGCGAAGGGGACGGCCGCCCTCCTCTGCAACGTCAAGGGGGTGTCCGTGGTGACCGACGCAGACAGGTTCCCGGCAGCCCTGGCGCTGAGGGTGAACCGGTCCCGGGTGGGAGCGCTCTTCAAGGAGAGGACGAGGGAGGTCTTGGCCCAACTGAGGGCCCCGGAAGGGGCGGCCGCCCTCCGCGCCTACCTCTCAGGGAGAGGGGTCAGGGCCGGGGAGTTCGAAGTCCCTCTGTCGTGCTTCGAGCTCTCCGTGACCCCGAGCGAGGGGTCCGAGGTGGCGGAGAAGGGCGGGGTTTTCGTCGCCGTCCCGAAGGAGAGGGACAGGAAGCTCGTGGCCGAGGGGCTCGTGAGGGACCTCGCCAGGAGGCTGCAGACGCTCAGGAAGGAGAAGGGGTTCACCCCCACCGCCATGCTCGCCTCCGCCTCCGTCGCCGGGCTGGAGGAGGAGGACCTGGACCTGGTCAGGCCCCTCGCCGGCCAGATGGCGCACCTGGTGAGAGCCAGGGCGGTTCGCCTCCTCTCGGCGAAGTCCGGAGGCGGGTGGTCAGAGGCGGAGCTTGACGGCAGGCCCGTCTACCTGAAAGTGGGGTAG
- a CDS encoding GtrA family protein gives MDLRRILTLDYWLNFIKFDVVGIIGVFVNEGLFLLLLFEGAYYLYADALAIEVSILSNYLLNEFWTFRDRRHGHMVARLLKFNGLMLVGLAVNLAILYGLTEYFGVVSGVSNLAGIGAAFLLRYWMSVRFVWMKKEEESVVPALSAGAPA, from the coding sequence ATGGACCTGCGCCGCATCCTCACCCTCGACTACTGGCTGAACTTCATCAAGTTCGACGTGGTCGGGATCATCGGGGTCTTCGTCAACGAGGGGTTGTTCCTCCTCCTGCTCTTCGAGGGGGCGTACTACCTGTACGCCGACGCCCTGGCCATCGAGGTCTCCATCCTCTCCAACTACCTCCTCAACGAGTTCTGGACGTTCAGGGACAGGAGGCACGGCCACATGGTGGCCAGGCTCCTGAAGTTCAACGGCCTGATGCTCGTCGGGCTGGCGGTGAACCTGGCCATCCTCTACGGTCTCACCGAGTACTTCGGCGTCGTGTCCGGGGTGTCGAACCTGGCGGGGATAGGGGCCGCCTTCCTCCTAAGGTACTGGATGAGCGTAAGGTTCGTCTGGATGAAGAAGGAAGAGGAGTCGGTCGTCCCTGCCCTCTCCGCCGGGGCTCCGGCCTGA
- a CDS encoding exonuclease encodes MGGASVTSNGGIQVDLGATRYVLDPHSHVRADYTFVSHAHIDHMHSPSKGEKIIASAATRELAKVRGYDLGATTEEVEGVELLDSGHILGSRAIRIADEVYYTGDASGRNRAFLGRCKTRRARILVMETTYGSPEYVFPPTAKLVNDVNSLIASAYDRGNPVVLMGYPLGKAQLLSYFFSSWEPIIYHEKVAAMNKVHVDHGVPLKAGKTFDPQKDGDRLPRGPWVMISPMASGRSRLMAHLKKEYGAILVAFSGWALGGGYKYTMGADYSFPLSDHCDYAELISLVQAVSPEMVYTVHGFAAEFARDLKKMGYSARPLAAYQSSLSDFPGAQRPVK; translated from the coding sequence TTGGGGGGCGCCTCGGTCACTTCCAACGGAGGGATACAGGTCGACCTCGGAGCCACCCGCTACGTCCTCGACCCGCACAGCCACGTCCGGGCGGACTACACCTTCGTCTCCCACGCGCACATCGACCACATGCACTCCCCCTCCAAGGGCGAGAAGATCATCGCCTCGGCCGCGACCCGCGAGCTCGCGAAGGTGAGGGGGTACGACCTCGGAGCCACCACCGAAGAGGTCGAAGGGGTGGAGCTGCTGGACTCGGGGCACATACTGGGCTCCAGGGCGATCAGGATAGCGGACGAGGTCTACTACACCGGGGACGCGTCGGGGAGGAACAGGGCGTTCCTCGGGAGATGCAAGACCCGGAGGGCTAGGATACTTGTGATGGAGACCACCTACGGGAGCCCCGAGTACGTCTTTCCTCCCACCGCGAAGCTGGTGAATGACGTGAACTCGCTGATCGCCTCCGCCTACGACAGGGGGAACCCGGTGGTGCTGATGGGGTACCCTCTCGGCAAGGCTCAGCTCCTCTCGTACTTCTTCTCCAGCTGGGAGCCGATCATATACCACGAGAAGGTGGCGGCCATGAACAAGGTCCATGTCGACCACGGGGTCCCGCTGAAGGCAGGGAAGACCTTCGACCCCCAAAAGGACGGGGACAGGCTCCCGCGGGGGCCCTGGGTCATGATCAGCCCGATGGCGAGCGGCAGGAGCAGGCTGATGGCGCACCTGAAGAAGGAGTACGGCGCCATCCTGGTGGCGTTCAGCGGATGGGCCCTGGGGGGAGGGTACAAGTACACCATGGGGGCCGACTACTCCTTCCCGCTCAGCGACCACTGCGACTACGCGGAGCTGATCAGTCTGGTCCAGGCGGTCTCCCCCGAGATGGTGTACACCGTCCACGGGTTCGCCGCCGAGTTCGCCCGGGACCTGAAGAAGATGGGGTACTCAGCCCGCCCCCTGGCCGCCTACCAGTCGTCGCTCTCGGACTTTCCCGGCGCGCAGCGGCCGGTTAAATAA
- a CDS encoding cysteine--tRNA ligase, translated as MVLKLFNSLGRELQAFVPINAGEVRMYTCGPTVWNYAHIGNFRTFVFQDVLRRHLEFKGYKVTQVMNITDVEDKIIKGIRETGKSLRELTDFYTSAFIEDLDALRIERPERLARATEHMDAMLALIRTLRDRGLAYRSADGSWYFAVSKFKAYGALSGVKLGSQRSAGRVSADHYEAKKGAADFAVWKAWVPDDGGVFWETEFGKGRPGWSLECSAMSMKYLGDTFDIHTGGIDLRFPHHENEIAQSESATGKKFVNYWLHAEFLGIGGAEMHKSAGNFVTFRELRKDGWDPLTIRLFLMSARYRDPIDLTAKALEQARSQRARVQELVSRLRAPASGAGKGSGAPDAFLRDFESAMDDDLNTPKAISALLAFVRESNALADSGRLGAEGGASVLGALERANSVLGVIDFGEDALEPELRDLLTRRDEARKRKDFAESDRLRKELLAAGVVVEDAPGGTRWKRAGRG; from the coding sequence TTGGTCCTCAAGCTGTTCAACAGCCTCGGCAGAGAGCTGCAGGCGTTCGTCCCCATCAACGCCGGCGAGGTCCGGATGTACACCTGCGGCCCCACCGTGTGGAACTATGCCCACATCGGCAACTTCAGGACCTTCGTCTTCCAGGACGTCCTCAGGCGACACCTCGAGTTCAAGGGGTACAAGGTGACGCAGGTGATGAACATCACAGACGTCGAGGACAAGATAATCAAAGGGATCAGGGAGACCGGGAAGTCTCTGAGGGAGCTGACCGACTTCTACACCTCGGCCTTCATCGAGGACCTCGACGCGCTCAGGATCGAGAGGCCGGAGCGGCTCGCCCGGGCGACAGAGCACATGGATGCCATGCTCGCCCTGATACGGACGCTGCGCGACAGAGGGCTCGCGTACAGGTCTGCCGACGGGTCCTGGTACTTCGCGGTGTCCAAGTTCAAGGCGTACGGCGCCCTTTCGGGGGTGAAGCTCGGCTCCCAGAGGTCAGCGGGGAGGGTCTCGGCCGACCACTACGAAGCGAAGAAGGGGGCCGCGGACTTCGCGGTCTGGAAGGCCTGGGTCCCAGACGACGGGGGGGTCTTCTGGGAGACCGAGTTCGGGAAAGGGAGGCCCGGGTGGAGCCTCGAGTGCTCGGCCATGTCCATGAAGTACCTCGGGGATACGTTCGACATCCACACCGGGGGGATCGACCTCAGGTTCCCGCACCACGAGAACGAGATAGCGCAGTCAGAGTCTGCCACAGGGAAGAAGTTCGTCAACTACTGGCTCCACGCCGAGTTCCTCGGCATAGGCGGGGCGGAGATGCACAAGTCGGCCGGGAACTTCGTCACCTTCAGGGAGCTCAGAAAGGACGGGTGGGACCCCCTGACGATCAGGCTCTTCCTCATGTCCGCGAGGTACAGGGACCCCATCGACCTGACCGCCAAGGCCCTCGAGCAGGCGCGCTCCCAGAGGGCGAGGGTGCAGGAGCTCGTCTCCAGGCTCAGGGCGCCCGCCAGCGGGGCCGGAAAGGGGTCGGGGGCTCCGGACGCTTTCCTCCGGGACTTCGAGTCGGCCATGGACGACGACCTCAACACCCCGAAGGCGATCTCCGCGCTCCTCGCATTCGTAAGGGAGTCCAACGCGCTCGCTGACTCCGGACGGCTAGGCGCCGAGGGGGGTGCGTCCGTCCTCGGCGCCCTGGAGAGGGCAAACTCTGTCCTGGGGGTCATCGACTTCGGCGAAGACGCCCTGGAGCCCGAGCTCCGGGACCTGCTCACGAGGCGCGACGAGGCGCGGAAGAGAAAAGACTTCGCCGAGTCCGACAGGCTGAGGAAGGAGCTCCTTGCCGCGGGGGTGGTCGTCGAGGACGCTCCAGGCGGGACGCGCTGGAAGCGGGCGGGCCGAGGTTAA